Proteins from a genomic interval of Lycium ferocissimum isolate CSIRO_LF1 chromosome 2, AGI_CSIRO_Lferr_CH_V1, whole genome shotgun sequence:
- the LOC132047635 gene encoding uncharacterized protein LOC132047635 — protein sequence MVHWEFIQEMMEGYGFPPKFTQLIMTCITTTRFFVKVNGEGYGYFEGKKGLRQGDLISPLPFVLVMKYLTRVLKLMSQLPDFLFHPICKKQKLTHLIFADDLMIFCKGKENPVKRIMEAIGHFLAAIELVANSDKSILYVAGINDAIQSRLLEITGCKYMDGNADATGWDKRMFAMVMTEALEQVQKRDGGCSSWSNDLLDLAIKELEDIQRLQCTEGLHYTTNTIHSKGKNVNV from the exons ATGGTGCATTGGGAGTTTATACAGGAGATGATGGAAGGCTATGGATTCCCTCCAAAGTTCACTCAATTGATTATGACTTGTATTACCACGACTAGATTTTTTGTCAAAGTAAATGGTGAAGGGTATGGTTACTTTGAAGGAAAGAAGGGTTTAAGGCAAGGTGATCTAATATCACCCTTGCCTTTTGTATTGGTAATGAAGTATCTGACAAGAGTTCTGAAACTAATGAGTCAGCTTCCAGATTTCCTATTCCATCCAATatgtaaaaaacaaaaactcaCTCATCTCATCTTTGCAgatgatttgatgattttttgtaaaggaaaggaaaatccTGTTAAGAGGATCATGGAAGCTATTGGACATTTTTTAGCAGCAATTGAACTGGTAGCCAACTCAGATAAATCAATTCTATATGTTGCTGGAATTAATGATGCAATACAGTCTAGGTTGCTGGAGATTACT GGCTGTAAATACATGGATGGGAATGCAGATGCCACAGGCTGGGACAAAAGAATGTTTGCAATGGTTATGACAGAGGCACTGGAGCAGGTTCAAAAAAGAGATGGTGGCTGCAGTTCTTGGAGCAATGACCTACTTGATTTGGCAATCAAGGAACTGGAGGATATTCAGAGACTGCAGTGTACAGAAGGACTTCattatacaacaaatacaattCACAGTAAGGGAAAGAATGTCAATGTTTAG
- the LOC132047636 gene encoding uncharacterized protein LOC132047636 yields MGKSTELVKILKKKRINIACVQETKWVGSKAKDVDEYKLWFSGKLMYRNGVGILVDSELKDQVVEVRRVNDWMMVIKFVMGGSTLNIISVYAPQADLDEEEKRRFWEDLDEVMGGIPPKLFIGRDFNGHIGLSIGGYNDEHGGFGFEERNGGGVSLLDFAKAFGLVVANSSFPKREQHLVTFRSSTAATHTDFLLLRKDDKGLCKDCKVIPSENLTTQHKLLVMDLEINRKNKKRVVDDRPRIRGNHDGELAAAKTSSIEIAATTGFELSSATITMGNEKLSTPPIKSKAVWAKKEQRHGKN; encoded by the exons ATGGGGAAGTCCACTGAGCTAGTTAAAATTCTTAAGAAGAAgaggattaatatagcttgCGTCCAAGAGACTAAATGGGTAGGATCTAAAGCTAAGGATGTGGACGAGTATAAGTTATGGTTCTCCGGTAAGTTGATGTATAGGAATGGGGTAGGCATTTTAGTAGATAGTGAGCTAAAGGACCAGGTGGTAGAGGTTAGGAGGGTCAATGACTGGATGATGGTGATTAAGTTTGTCATGGGAGGGTCtactttgaacattattagtgttTACGCGCCACAAGCAGACTTGGACGAGGAGGAGAAGAGACGCTTTTGGGAGGATTTGGATGAAGTGATGGGAGGTATACCGCCCAAGTTATTCATTGGAAGAGATTTCAATGGACACATTGGATTATCTATAGGGGGCTATAACGATGAGCATGGAGGTTTTGGCTTCGAGGAAAGGAACGGAGGAGGGGTCTCACTCCTGGATTTTGCAAAAGCTTTTGGATTGGTGGTAGCCAACTCGAGTTTTCCAAAAAGGGAGCAGCATCTGGTAACCTTCCGTAGTTCGACGGCTGCGACGCATACAGACTTTTTGCTCCTTAGAAAAGATGATAAAGGTCTTTGTAAAGACTGCAAGGTCATTCCGAGTGAGAACCTTACGACCCAGCATAAGCTCTTAGTGATGGATTTGGAGATTAATAGGAAGAATAAAAAGAGGGTTGTGGATGACCGGCCGAGAATCAG GGGAAACCATGATGGAGAACTCGCCGCAGCTAAAACAAGCTCAATAGAGATAGCAGCAACTACAGGGTTTGAATTGAGTTCAGCCACAATAACGATGGGGAATGAAAAGTTGAGCACACCGCCAATTAAGAGCAAAGCAGTTTGGGCAAAGAAAGAACAGAGGCATGGAAAAAACTGA
- the LOC132040012 gene encoding large ribosomal subunit protein uL11m, translating to MATLKEILTRRPISATIRLTVDAGAAKPGPPVGPALGQYKLNSMAFCKDFNARTQKFKPGTPMAVTISAFKDGTFEFTVKSPSVTWYLKQAAGIELGSGRPGHVTASTLTLKHVYEIAKIKQSDPFCQYMPLESICKSIIGTANSMGIKVQKELD from the coding sequence ATGGCAACCCTAAAAGAAATCCTAACACGCCGCCCAATCTCCGCCACAATCCGTCTCACAGTGGACGCCGGTGCAGCCAAACCCGGCCCACCAGTCGGCCCAGCTCTCGGTCAATACAAACTCAACTCAATGGCATTCTGCAAAGACTTCAACGCTAGAACCCAAAAATTCAAACCCGGTACACCAATGGCCGTAACAATTTCGGCATTCAAAGACGGTACATTTGAGTTCACCGTTAAGTCACCGTCAGTTACTTGGTATTTAAAACAGGCTGCTGGTATTGAACTTGGAAGTGGACGACCTGGACATGTAACGGCGTCGACATTAACGTTAAAGCATGTTTATGAGATTGCTAAGATTAAACAGAGTGATCCGTTTTGTCAGTATATGCCTTTGGAGTCTATTTGTAAGTCTATTATTGGGACGGCTAATTCTATGGGCATTAAAGTTCAGAAAGAGCTAGACTGA
- the LOC132040031 gene encoding probable protein phosphatase 2C 47 — MEGIMMAPGTNMSPCNGEIENGFCKGNMSAIEENQEETDCLSQPNAGKPPRNNPGMRHCISQASLAGTSALEPNTVMIGLKSPSSDNCAYVPIFRSGSYSEMGPKQYMEDEHIRVDNLREYVESKGLLSQGAYYGVFDGHGGVDAASFTQKNLLEFILEDSHFPSMVKKAVRNAFQKADNELADTKTLDRTSGTTALIALILGRTVLIANAGDSRAVLGKRGRAIELSKDHKPNATSEKLRIEKLGGVIFDGYLNGQLSVARALGDWHIKGAKGSKGPLSSEPEFEEVVLSEEDEFLIIGCDGLWDVMSSQYAVTIVRKELMLHNDPEKCSKFLVKEALKRNCCDNLTVVVICFSHEPPPRIEIPRTTRRRSISAEGLDLLKGVLSDI, encoded by the exons ATGGAAGGAATAATGATGGCTCCAGGGACCAATATGTCACCCTGTAATGGGGAAATAGAGAATGGTTTTTGTAAGGGAAATATGTCAGCAATTGAAGAAAATCAGGAGGAAACTGATTGTTTGAGTCAGCCAAATGCAGGGAAGCCACCAAGAAATAATCCAGGAATGAGGCATTGTATTAGCCAAGCAAGCTTGGCTGGTACTTCTGCATTG GAACCAAATACAGTAATGATCGGTCTGAAATCACCATCAAGTGACAATTGTGCTTATGTACCCATCTTTCGCTCAGGAAGTTATTCTGAGATGGGACCCAAACAGTACATGGAAGATGAACATATCCGTGTTGATAATCTTCGGGAATATGTTGAGTCCAAAGGTCTTCTTTCACAAGGAGCATATTATGGT GTGTTTGACGGGCATGGTGGCGTTGATGCTGCATCATTCACTCAAAAGAATCTCCTTGAATTTATTTTAGAGGATTCCCATTTCCCGTCGATGGTTAAAAAAGCTGTCAGGAATGCTTTTCAGAAAGCTGATAATGAGCTAGCTGATACGAAGACTCTCGACAGAACCTCTGGAACAACTGCTTTAATCGCACTTATTTTAGGACG GACCGTGCTAATAGCTAATGCTGGGGACTCTCGAGCTGTACTAGGGAAGCGCGGAAGAGCAATTGAATTGTCAAAAGACCACAAACCAAACGCTACTTCTGAGAAATTGAGAATTGAAAAACTAGGAGGCGTAATTTTTGATGGCTACCTGAATGGGCAACTGTCAGTTGCACGAGCGCTGGGTGACTGGCACATAAAGGGTGCCAAAGGTTCAAAGGGCCCGTTAAGCTCAGAGCCAGAGTTCGAAGAAGTGGTGCTGTCAGAAGAGGATGAATTCTTGATAATTGGGTGCGATGGCTTATGGGATGTCATGAGTAGCCAATATGCAGTAACAATCGTAAGAAAGGAGCTCATGCTGCATAATGATCCCGAGAAATGCTCAAAATTTCTTGTCAAGGAGGCACTAAAGCGTAACTGTTGTGATAATCTGACAGTTGTTGTAATCTGCTTCTCTCATGAGCCACCACCTCGAATTGAAATACCAAGAACTACAAGGAGGAGAAGTATATCAGCTGAGGGGCTGGATCTTTTAAAGGGGGTGTTGAGTGACATATGA